One stretch of Cyanobium sp. Tous-M-B4 DNA includes these proteins:
- the rnpA gene encoding ribonuclease P protein component, which yields MALPQCHRLKGQRVFDRVYQKGRKTHGPFLLLRVLDALPQLLPTKQQSSPPSSWRCGIVISSKVHKRSVRRNRLRRLLHEHLLAQQIGDGQRCLWLLLSLKPGSAEQCPQALLGECSQLLHQAGLTR from the coding sequence TTGGCCTTGCCCCAGTGCCACCGGCTCAAGGGGCAACGGGTGTTTGACCGTGTGTATCAGAAGGGCCGCAAAACGCACGGCCCTTTTTTGTTGCTCCGCGTTTTGGACGCCCTGCCCCAACTCCTACCTACAAAGCAGCAGTCAAGTCCCCCCAGCAGCTGGCGCTGCGGGATTGTGATTAGCAGCAAGGTGCACAAACGATCCGTGCGCCGCAATCGCCTGCGCCGCCTGCTGCACGAGCACCTACTTGCCCAGCAAATCGGCGATGGCCAGCGCTGCCTCTGGCTGCTACTCAGCCTCAAACCCGGCAGCGCTGAGCAATGCCCTCAGGCCTTGCTGGGAGAATGCAGTCAACTTCTTCACCAAGCAGGCCTGACGCGATGA
- a CDS encoding DUF2808 domain-containing protein — MGFPRLRHQLALPALAASAALVTGAVALSTGIQPSLAQGTPSLMEFRWDNTKDYRKLYFFMTDTQRLKRSEYYLILRPKDRKTAILKLSITIPSYFDAKIDPKRIQLCKMSEGGMMSRTRCKETIPATIEVAANGSAIEIFPDTPIPDTGTIGVYMNIFNPFNIGMYQFNALAQAPGDVPMAGYLGSWLIQIDPPNN, encoded by the coding sequence ATGGGTTTCCCTCGCCTTCGCCACCAACTCGCTCTCCCGGCCCTGGCCGCCAGCGCCGCTCTCGTTACTGGAGCAGTTGCCCTTAGCACCGGTATCCAGCCGAGCCTGGCCCAAGGCACACCCAGCCTGATGGAGTTCCGCTGGGATAACACCAAGGACTACCGCAAGCTCTACTTCTTCATGACCGACACCCAGCGCCTCAAGCGCTCGGAGTACTACTTGATACTTAGACCAAAAGATCGCAAAACCGCAATTCTCAAATTAAGCATAACCATCCCAAGCTATTTCGACGCCAAAATTGACCCCAAGCGAATCCAGCTATGCAAGATGAGTGAGGGCGGCATGATGTCTCGCACCAGGTGCAAGGAGACCATTCCAGCCACGATCGAAGTAGCAGCCAACGGCAGCGCTATTGAGATTTTCCCAGACACCCCCATACCAGACACGGGCACCATCGGGGTGTACATGAACATCTTCAATCCCTTCAACATCGGGATGTATCAGTTCAATGCCTTAGCCCAAGCCCCCGGCGACGTGCCGATGGCCGGCTACCTGGGCAGCTGGCTGATTCAGATCGATCCACCTAACAACTGA
- a CDS encoding AAA family ATPase — protein MTDSWADQLDLLIRARTPILWIRSLEEERVDGLLEQAAQRLGGRTLLRWDFIDGLSGAPNRSGEATRNPMAALACLDPLPPEQGALLVLRDFHRYCEDAGVCRRLRNLASSLRQAPRTLVITAPDWAIPRELEDSITLLDLPLPDAEEIRQLLSTIAGASGYPMAPAVCEQLTAACHGLSEQRVRQLAARALARRGQLGEADLAEVLEEKRQAIAKSELLEYCPSEASPADIGGLEALKHWLEQRHMAFSEEAMRYGLPLPRGVLLVGPQGTGKSLTAKAIAHSWSMPLLRLDVGRLFAGLVGASEARTRDMIQRAEAMAPCVLWIDEIDKGFGGDSRSDGGTSQRVLGTVLTWMAEKTSAVFVVATANGVDKLPGELLRKGRFDEIFLLDLPSADERRSILDLQLRRRRPKHTITLEVLVDRTAGFSGAELEQTVIEAMHLAFAEQREFGEADLIAAASQVVPLSRTAREQLEALQAWASGGRARPASLPNGIANSQG, from the coding sequence GTGACAGACAGCTGGGCCGACCAACTCGATCTACTGATCCGGGCCCGCACGCCGATTCTGTGGATCCGCAGCCTCGAGGAGGAACGGGTTGATGGCCTGCTGGAGCAAGCCGCCCAGCGGCTGGGCGGCCGCACCCTGCTGCGCTGGGACTTCATTGATGGCTTGAGCGGTGCCCCAAACCGCAGCGGCGAGGCCACTCGCAACCCAATGGCTGCCCTGGCCTGCCTCGATCCCCTGCCGCCTGAGCAGGGGGCCCTGCTGGTGCTGCGCGATTTTCACCGCTACTGCGAAGACGCCGGTGTCTGCCGCCGGCTGCGCAACCTGGCCTCGAGCCTGCGCCAGGCACCCCGCACCCTGGTGATCACAGCCCCCGACTGGGCCATTCCCCGGGAACTGGAAGACAGCATCACCTTGCTGGACCTACCCCTGCCTGATGCCGAAGAGATCCGTCAACTGCTCAGCACTATTGCTGGCGCCAGTGGTTACCCGATGGCACCGGCTGTGTGCGAACAGCTCACCGCCGCTTGCCACGGCCTCAGTGAGCAGCGGGTGCGCCAGCTAGCTGCCAGGGCCCTGGCGCGGCGCGGCCAACTCGGGGAGGCGGATTTAGCCGAGGTGCTGGAGGAGAAACGTCAGGCGATCGCCAAGAGCGAGCTGCTGGAGTACTGCCCAAGCGAGGCCAGCCCCGCCGATATCGGTGGACTCGAAGCCCTCAAGCACTGGCTAGAGCAGCGCCACATGGCCTTCAGCGAAGAAGCGATGCGCTACGGCCTGCCCCTACCCCGGGGCGTGCTGCTGGTGGGCCCCCAAGGCACCGGCAAATCGCTCACCGCCAAGGCGATAGCCCACAGCTGGAGCATGCCCTTGCTGCGCCTGGATGTGGGCCGGCTATTCGCCGGCTTGGTTGGGGCTTCAGAGGCCCGCACCCGCGACATGATCCAGCGGGCGGAGGCGATGGCGCCCTGCGTGCTCTGGATAGATGAGATCGACAAAGGCTTTGGGGGCGATTCCCGCAGCGATGGGGGCACCAGCCAGCGCGTGCTGGGCACGGTGCTCACCTGGATGGCAGAGAAAACCAGCGCTGTATTTGTGGTAGCCACTGCCAATGGGGTCGACAAGTTGCCAGGCGAACTGCTGCGCAAGGGGCGCTTCGACGAGATTTTCCTGCTGGATCTGCCCAGCGCTGACGAACGCCGCTCCATTCTAGATCTGCAGCTGCGTCGCCGCCGGCCAAAGCACACCATCACCCTGGAAGTGCTGGTAGATCGCACTGCGGGATTCTCAGGCGCCGAACTGGAGCAGACCGTGATCGAGGCCATGCACCTGGCCTTCGCCGAGCAGCGGGAATTCGGCGAAGCCGACCTCATCGCTGCCGCTAGCCAGGTGGTGCCCCTTTCGCGCACCGCAAGGGAGCAACTGGAGGCGCTGCAGGCCTGGGCCAGCGGCGGCCGGGCTAGGCCCGCTTCCCTGCCCAATGGAATAGCCAACAGCCAGGGCTAG
- a CDS encoding DMT family transporter has product MPQALRWPLMLLPFALWGTAMAAMRPLLESGSPLQVASLRLLPAGVLVLLAALLLGRSLRVAAVDWPWLLAFALVDGSLFQGLLARGLGQTGAGLGSVLIDSQPLLVALLARSLFGEAINPVGWVGLLLGLLGILCLGLPAPVLRHWWLDGPVALGEQAWSHGELWMLAAAAAMAIGTVLSRYASRQSDPVAITGWHLLLGGLPLLGGVAWEGPLLPSWSLGEWGLMAYATVLGSALAYGLFFWFANSGDLTGFTALTFLTPVFALLCGVWLLGEQLQPLQWLGALLALVSVLLINRRQQLWRGTSLLEQP; this is encoded by the coding sequence ATGCCCCAGGCCCTGCGATGGCCCTTGATGTTGCTCCCTTTTGCGCTGTGGGGCACGGCGATGGCGGCGATGCGGCCCCTGCTGGAATCCGGCAGTCCCCTGCAGGTGGCAAGCCTGCGGCTGCTGCCCGCGGGGGTTCTGGTGCTGCTGGCCGCCCTGTTGCTGGGCCGCTCGCTGCGGGTGGCTGCCGTTGATTGGCCCTGGTTACTGGCCTTTGCCCTGGTGGACGGCAGCCTCTTCCAGGGGCTACTGGCTAGGGGCCTGGGCCAAACCGGGGCGGGCCTCGGTTCGGTACTTATTGATTCTCAGCCCCTGCTGGTGGCTCTGCTGGCCCGCAGTTTGTTTGGGGAGGCGATCAATCCGGTGGGCTGGGTGGGTCTGCTGCTGGGGTTGCTAGGCATTCTTTGCCTGGGTTTGCCGGCACCGGTGCTGCGCCACTGGTGGCTCGATGGTCCGGTCGCCCTTGGCGAACAGGCCTGGAGCCATGGGGAGCTGTGGATGCTGGCGGCTGCGGCGGCGATGGCCATCGGCACGGTGCTGAGTCGCTACGCCAGCCGCCAGAGCGATCCGGTGGCAATTACCGGCTGGCACCTTCTGCTTGGTGGTCTGCCGCTGCTGGGCGGGGTCGCCTGGGAGGGGCCCCTGCTGCCCAGCTGGAGCCTGGGAGAATGGGGATTAATGGCTTATGCCACCGTGCTCGGCAGCGCCCTGGCCTATGGCCTCTTTTTCTGGTTTGCCAACAGTGGTGACCTCACAGGTTTCACCGCTCTCACCTTCTTAACTCCCGTCTTCGCCCTGCTCTGTGGGGTTTGGCTGCTTGGTGAGCAGTTGCAGCCGCTGCAGTGGCTCGGGGCCCTGCTGGCCTTGGTGTCGGTGCTGTTGATCAACCGGCGCCAGCAGCTCTGGCGCGGCACCTCCCTGCTGGAGCAGCCCTGA
- the aroH gene encoding chorismate mutase has protein sequence MNAGFVLRALRGATTAELNSVEAIQACVKELVDALMERNGLQGEQLVSVTFSVTRDLDACFPAAIARRQPGWDQVALLDCQQMEVAGDLPRCIRLLAHAWLQPQQIPVHPYLREAAGLRPDRAQP, from the coding sequence ATGAACGCTGGTTTTGTGCTGCGGGCCCTGCGCGGGGCCACCACCGCCGAGCTGAACAGTGTCGAGGCGATTCAAGCCTGCGTCAAGGAGCTTGTGGATGCCCTGATGGAGCGCAATGGACTCCAAGGCGAGCAGCTGGTGTCGGTGACCTTTTCGGTAACCCGGGATCTCGATGCCTGCTTCCCAGCGGCCATCGCCAGGCGCCAGCCAGGCTGGGACCAGGTGGCTTTGCTCGATTGCCAGCAAATGGAAGTAGCCGGCGATCTACCTCGCTGCATCCGACTGCTGGCCCATGCATGGCTGCAACCGCAGCAGATACCGGTGCACCCCTACCTGCGCGAGGCAGCTGGCCTGCGTCCCGATCGGGCTCAGCCATAG
- the yidC gene encoding membrane protein insertase YidC yields the protein MIGYISDNLLLPILDFFYGLVPSYGLAIIALTVVIRLALFPLSAGSIRNARRMRIAQPAMQKRQAEIKAKYASNPQKQQEELGQLMKEFGSPLAGCLPLLVQMPILFALFATLRGSPFADVPYTLNLKVLPAEQIAAVEPKPFNSASHSIFVTETTHVPVIASLEGGTKLGVGDSAQVKLHTKDGSSFASVLQGIDHGDAYTPAWSVTKGEGVVSVAADGTITALGTGDATVEAKIPGLAARSGFLFIKALGQVGFMTDGAVNWDIAILVAGFGASLFASQILSGMGMPANPQQSTANKITPVMITGMFLFFPLPAGVLLYMVVANIFQALQTFLLSREALPDNLQAILDQQMAQQPVTVSASGGRLPFEPKGKK from the coding sequence GTGATCGGCTACATCTCCGACAACCTGCTGCTCCCAATCCTCGATTTCTTCTACGGATTGGTGCCCAGCTATGGACTGGCAATCATCGCCCTCACAGTGGTGATCCGCCTCGCCCTGTTCCCGCTCAGCGCTGGCTCGATCCGCAACGCCCGCCGCATGCGGATCGCCCAGCCCGCTATGCAGAAGCGGCAGGCCGAGATCAAGGCCAAATACGCCAGCAACCCCCAGAAGCAGCAGGAGGAGCTGGGCCAACTGATGAAGGAGTTCGGCAGCCCCCTGGCTGGCTGCCTGCCCCTGCTAGTGCAGATGCCGATCCTGTTTGCACTGTTCGCCACCCTGCGAGGCTCACCTTTCGCGGATGTGCCCTACACCCTCAACCTCAAGGTTTTGCCCGCTGAGCAAATCGCCGCAGTCGAGCCCAAGCCCTTCAACAGCGCCAGCCATTCGATCTTCGTTACCGAAACCACCCACGTGCCGGTGATCGCCAGCCTCGAAGGCGGCACCAAGCTGGGGGTGGGTGATTCGGCCCAGGTGAAGCTGCACACCAAAGACGGCTCGAGCTTTGCTTCGGTGTTGCAGGGCATCGACCACGGCGACGCCTACACCCCCGCCTGGAGCGTGACCAAGGGAGAAGGCGTCGTGAGCGTGGCAGCTGATGGCACGATCACGGCCCTAGGCACCGGCGACGCCACCGTGGAGGCCAAGATCCCCGGTCTGGCAGCCCGCAGCGGCTTCCTGTTCATCAAGGCCCTCGGCCAGGTGGGCTTTATGACCGACGGCGCCGTGAACTGGGACATCGCCATCTTGGTGGCAGGTTTCGGCGCCAGCCTTTTTGCCTCCCAGATCCTTTCTGGCATGGGCATGCCCGCCAATCCTCAGCAATCCACCGCCAACAAGATCACCCCGGTGATGATCACCGGCATGTTCCTGTTCTTCCCCCTGCCGGCTGGGGTGCTGCTCTACATGGTGGTGGCCAACATCTTCCAGGCCCTGCAGACCTTCCTGCTCAGCCGTGAAGCCTTGCCCGACAACCTGCAGGCGATCCTTGACCAGCAAATGGCGCAACAACCCGTGACTGTGTCTGCCAGCGGCGGTCGCCTGCCCTTCGAACCCAAGGGCAAGAAGTGA
- a CDS encoding DUF177 domain-containing protein, protein MSNSPRPDQSEQIGGERLRPVPISDLRHLEAGRHWQIDQTIEGLASLTPVRGQLHASHRGNVLEVVGKAETIVTLCCDRCLQHFNHPLRASNQELLWIGEPAPIPSDSMAMEGEADDSGLMEQLDPRGNFDPEHWVFEQLNLLLPIVNHCGRDCPGPATWSSDGDGIDSRWSALQGLNP, encoded by the coding sequence GTGTCCAATTCACCGCGGCCAGATCAATCTGAGCAGATTGGCGGGGAGCGGCTTAGACCTGTTCCCATCTCGGATCTGCGGCACCTGGAAGCTGGGCGCCATTGGCAGATTGACCAAACCATCGAGGGTCTAGCCAGCCTCACACCGGTTCGCGGCCAACTGCACGCCAGCCATCGAGGCAACGTGCTGGAGGTGGTGGGCAAAGCAGAAACGATCGTCACCCTCTGCTGCGACCGCTGCCTCCAGCACTTCAACCATCCCCTGCGCGCCAGCAACCAGGAACTGCTTTGGATCGGCGAACCCGCCCCAATCCCATCCGACTCGATGGCAATGGAGGGCGAGGCTGACGACAGCGGCCTGATGGAGCAGCTCGATCCCAGGGGCAATTTCGATCCAGAACACTGGGTATTTGAGCAACTAAACCTGCTGCTACCGATCGTTAACCACTGCGGCAGAGACTGCCCTGGTCCAGCCACCTGGAGCAGCGACGGCGACGGCATCGATTCCCGCTGGAGCGCCCTGCAGGGCCTGAACCCCTGA
- the rpmH gene encoding 50S ribosomal protein L34, whose product MTKRTLEGTSRKRKRVSGFRVRMRSHTGRRVIRTRRRRGRARLAV is encoded by the coding sequence ATGACCAAGCGCACCCTGGAAGGAACAAGTCGTAAGCGCAAGCGCGTATCTGGTTTTCGTGTGCGCATGCGCAGCCACACAGGCCGCCGCGTAATCCGCACCCGCCGCCGCCGCGGCCGGGCCCGCCTCGCCGTTTAA
- the sppA gene encoding signal peptide peptidase SppA: MPWPWRRKTRRTLARIAIEGPIAGPTRSRVIKALRQVEQRECPALLLRIDSPGGTVGDSQEIYSALLRLREKGCKVVASFGNISASGGVYIGVAAEKIVSNPGTITGSIGVILRGNNLSKLLERLGVSFETVKSGLYKDILSPDRSLSEGERKLLQSLIDSSYHQFVEAVATGRGLNQETVRGFADGRVFSGAQALELGLVDVLGDEETARRLAAELAGLDPEKTRPITFGTPPKRFGGVLPGRSQLRQLIESFSLELAWSGQPLWLYRP, from the coding sequence ATGCCCTGGCCCTGGCGCCGCAAGACCCGTCGCACCCTGGCGCGCATTGCCATCGAAGGACCAATCGCCGGCCCCACCCGCAGCCGGGTGATCAAGGCCCTGCGCCAGGTGGAGCAACGGGAGTGTCCTGCTCTGTTGCTGCGCATCGATAGCCCCGGCGGCACCGTGGGCGACAGCCAGGAGATCTACAGCGCCCTACTGCGCCTACGAGAGAAGGGCTGCAAGGTGGTGGCCAGCTTCGGCAACATTTCCGCCTCAGGCGGGGTTTACATCGGAGTTGCCGCCGAAAAAATTGTGTCCAACCCAGGCACGATCACCGGCTCGATCGGCGTGATTCTGCGGGGCAACAACCTCTCCAAGCTGCTGGAGCGGCTGGGCGTGAGCTTTGAAACCGTCAAGAGCGGTCTCTACAAAGACATTCTTTCGCCGGATCGCTCTCTCAGCGAAGGGGAACGCAAACTGCTGCAGAGTCTTATTGATTCGAGCTACCACCAGTTTGTGGAGGCCGTAGCAACGGGAAGGGGGCTTAACCAAGAAACGGTGCGCGGCTTCGCCGATGGACGGGTGTTCAGCGGCGCCCAAGCCCTGGAGCTGGGTTTAGTAGACGTGCTAGGTGACGAGGAGACGGCCAGGCGCCTGGCCGCCGAGCTGGCCGGCCTCGACCCTGAGAAAACCCGCCCAATCACCTTTGGCACCCCGCCCAAACGCTTTGGAGGTGTGCTGCCGGGCCGCAGCCAACTGCGCCAGCTGATCGAGAGCTTCAGCCTGGAACTGGCCTGGAGCGGTCAACCCCTGTGGCTATACAGGCCATGA
- a CDS encoding PH domain-containing protein, whose protein sequence is MSTAPTASIQESVFYEGGPAKGDLIFNLVLGLTLIGIPFAVGAIVRALWLRFRITSRRIEVNGGWLGRDRTQVVYSQIREVRSVPRGFGLWGDMVLVLNDGSKLEMRAVPGFRELEAYIEERRQAKSSTPKGMAA, encoded by the coding sequence ATGAGTACTGCCCCCACCGCCTCCATTCAGGAAAGCGTTTTCTACGAAGGCGGGCCCGCCAAGGGAGATCTGATCTTCAATTTGGTGCTCGGGCTCACCCTCATCGGCATTCCTTTCGCCGTTGGAGCGATCGTGCGGGCTCTATGGCTGCGTTTCCGGATCACCAGTCGCCGCATTGAGGTGAATGGTGGCTGGCTGGGGCGCGACCGCACCCAGGTTGTGTACAGCCAAATCAGGGAGGTGCGCAGTGTGCCCCGCGGCTTCGGCCTCTGGGGCGACATGGTGCTGGTGCTCAACGACGGCTCCAAGCTCGAGATGCGCGCAGTGCCAGGGTTCCGGGAGCTCGAGGCCTACATCGAGGAGCGCCGCCAAGCCAAAAGCTCCACACCCAAGGGCATGGCCGCCTAG